A single window of Deltaproteobacteria bacterium DNA harbors:
- a CDS encoding cupin domain-containing protein — protein sequence MKKIELFKENEFNDLHMSRLLVHDSPYFKILNFNFKAGQELPIHSHEIDGQVSIAVLEGEGEFLAKEGATLPARPGDVLVSDISEPHGIRARSDLRVLVTIVPPI from the coding sequence ATGAAAAAAATTGAGCTTTTCAAGGAAAACGAGTTTAACGATCTGCACATGAGCAGACTGCTGGTGCATGATTCCCCTTATTTCAAGATCCTCAATTTCAACTTCAAGGCCGGACAGGAACTCCCGATACACTCCCACGAGATAGATGGCCAGGTGAGCATCGCCGTGCTTGAGGGGGAGGGGGAATTTCTGGCAAAAGAGGGGGCGACCCTCCCTGCCCGTCCCGGGGATGTCCTCGTTTCCGATATCAGCGAACCCCACGGCATCCGGGCCAGGAGCGATCTGCGCGTGCTGGTGACTATTGTGCCCCCCATATGA